The segment AGTTCTAAAAAATCTTTAAAATGTTTACACTCACAGAATAACCCTTTAATTATCTGAATATTCCATTTTTTCCTGAGATAACTAAATGTATCATCTATAGCTTGGTATAATGCATTACAATAATAATCCTCTTGAATCATATTAATTCCTCCACTTACCTTAAGGTAATTACTCAAAGGTTAGAAAAATTACTTTAATTTAAATTAACACTCTCTGATTAATGGTTTGTAATTTTTCTATTTATAATCTTTCAAGAGTATTTAGAAAAAAGACTCTAAGATTCATCCCAGAGAACAATTTACAATAAAAAAAGAAGGTAAAAAAAATGAAAAATAACAACACTCAAGCGAATAGATATACATTAGGTTTAGAAAAACTGAAAGAAATTGATGATAAAGCTGGAGAAGCTGTTGTTGAAAGTTTAAAAGATATTGCTCCAGATTTAGGTAAATACATCATTGAATTCTCATTTGGGGATATCTACTCCCGTAAAGGCACTGACCTCCAACAGAAAGAAATAGCAGTGGTAGCTGCATTAACAGCCATAGGAAATGCTGCCCCACAGTTAAAAGTCCATACCCAAGCTGCATTAAATGTAGGATGTTCACCAGAAGAACTTGTAGAAGTTATGATACAAATGGCAGGGTACAGTGGTTTTCCAAGCGCAATCAACGGAATTAACACTCTCAAGGAGGTTTTAGAAGAAGAAAACTTAAGTATTAATCCTGTGGAAGAAGATGAAAATGAAGACAGATTTAATTACGGTGCAGAATGGCTTTCAAAATTGGATAAAAATCAGTTAAGTGTCTTAAAAGAGAACTTTAAAGATTCAGCACCA is part of the Methanobacterium aggregans genome and harbors:
- a CDS encoding carboxymuconolactone decarboxylase family protein, whose translation is MKNNNTQANRYTLGLEKLKEIDDKAGEAVVESLKDIAPDLGKYIIEFSFGDIYSRKGTDLQQKEIAVVAALTAIGNAAPQLKVHTQAALNVGCSPEELVEVMIQMAGYSGFPSAINGINTLKEVLEEENLSINPVEEDENEDRFNYGAEWLSKLDKNQLSVLKENFKDSAPDLVKFTVAFGYGDVFSRKNLDPKMRQIATIAALTALGTARPQLAFHIKGGLNIGLTKEEILETILLMTVYSGFPSSINGINTAKEVFKEF